Proteins encoded by one window of Candidatus Sumerlaea chitinivorans:
- a CDS encoding Translation elongation factor G-related protein, giving the protein MKEYASKQIRNIAFAGHSGSGKTTLTESILYNLKLIDRMGRVEDGNTVSDYDPEEQKRLMSINASLIPVEYRGHKINILDLPGYRDFVGEIRNAIRVCDAVVIVVDASGNIEVGAELAWEYAEEFGVPRVLLVNKMNRERANFDEIVNQAKEEFGGRPAIVSFPVGAGTEFQGIVSVLSKKMTVGNSGKAETRNEVPASAKDQLESLRAELIELAAEGDDELTMKFLDGGNLTDEEVVRGLKADILAGRILPVLAAAPISGAGVPELLDFIVDCLPAPSERPPVMAKSPDGSQEIEVECDENAPTVAFVFKTVSDPYAGRLTFFKVLRGKVENDTSLLNVGRGVEEKVSHLMTVRGKKSDPVNRALAGDIAVLAKLSNTFTGDTLCDPKVPVKVEPTPMPPHTIQMAIVAKSKDDEEKIGLAMHRLIEQDPTLHLYRDSAIRQTILCGMGDTHLDVAVSRLKSQNKVEVELEIPKVPYRETITKVAQGQGKHKKQSGGRGQFGECWLRLEPLPEGSGFQFEWQIVGGVIPSKFAPSVEKGIIQAMERGVLAGCPVVDVKAICYDGKDHPVDSSDMAFQIAASKGFKAVAKQANPILLEPIYKVKVIVPEQYMGDVMGDLNAKRGRILGMTPHGKKQIIEALVPLAEMFEYSKQLRSMTQGRGTYEMVFDHYERVPAEIQAKVVASMKPEAEEEEE; this is encoded by the coding sequence GTGAAAGAGTACGCATCAAAACAGATCCGCAACATTGCTTTTGCTGGGCATTCGGGCTCCGGGAAGACTACCCTTACGGAGTCAATCCTTTACAATCTAAAACTCATTGATCGCATGGGGCGTGTGGAGGACGGCAACACCGTGTCCGACTACGACCCCGAAGAGCAAAAGCGCCTGATGTCCATCAATGCGTCGCTCATTCCGGTGGAGTATCGCGGCCACAAGATCAACATTCTCGATCTCCCCGGTTACAGGGATTTCGTGGGAGAGATCCGCAACGCAATCCGTGTGTGCGATGCGGTAGTGATTGTTGTAGATGCTTCCGGCAACATCGAAGTCGGCGCCGAGCTTGCGTGGGAATACGCCGAAGAATTTGGCGTGCCGCGCGTGCTGCTCGTCAACAAGATGAACCGCGAGCGCGCGAATTTCGACGAAATCGTGAACCAAGCCAAAGAAGAATTTGGCGGCCGACCCGCCATCGTCTCGTTCCCTGTCGGTGCAGGAACAGAGTTTCAGGGTATTGTCAGCGTACTCAGCAAGAAGATGACCGTGGGCAATAGCGGGAAAGCGGAGACCCGCAATGAAGTGCCCGCAAGTGCCAAGGATCAGCTCGAGAGCCTTCGCGCCGAGCTCATCGAACTGGCGGCGGAAGGCGACGATGAGCTGACCATGAAATTCCTCGACGGCGGAAACCTGACCGACGAAGAAGTTGTCCGCGGCCTAAAGGCGGACATTTTGGCAGGGCGGATTCTTCCGGTGCTCGCGGCTGCACCAATTTCGGGTGCTGGCGTGCCTGAGCTCTTGGATTTTATTGTGGATTGCCTGCCAGCGCCGAGCGAGCGCCCGCCGGTGATGGCCAAGTCCCCGGATGGCTCGCAGGAGATCGAGGTCGAGTGCGACGAGAATGCCCCGACGGTGGCGTTCGTTTTCAAAACCGTGAGTGATCCCTATGCAGGCAGGCTCACCTTCTTCAAGGTGCTGCGCGGCAAGGTCGAGAACGATACGTCGCTGCTCAACGTGGGGCGAGGCGTTGAGGAGAAGGTCAGTCACCTGATGACTGTGCGCGGCAAGAAGAGCGACCCCGTGAATCGGGCGCTTGCCGGCGATATCGCGGTTTTGGCCAAACTTTCAAACACATTCACCGGCGACACCCTGTGCGATCCGAAGGTGCCGGTGAAAGTGGAGCCCACACCCATGCCGCCACACACCATCCAGATGGCGATCGTGGCCAAATCGAAGGACGATGAGGAGAAAATCGGCTTGGCGATGCACCGGCTCATCGAGCAGGATCCGACGCTGCACCTGTACCGGGACTCTGCAATCCGCCAGACCATCCTCTGTGGCATGGGCGATACGCACCTCGACGTGGCGGTCTCCCGCTTAAAGAGCCAAAACAAGGTCGAGGTCGAACTCGAAATTCCCAAAGTCCCGTACCGCGAGACCATCACCAAAGTTGCTCAGGGGCAGGGCAAGCACAAGAAGCAGTCGGGCGGTCGTGGCCAATTTGGCGAATGCTGGCTGCGGCTCGAACCTCTGCCCGAAGGCTCTGGGTTCCAGTTCGAGTGGCAGATCGTGGGCGGCGTCATACCCTCGAAGTTTGCTCCGTCCGTTGAGAAAGGCATTATCCAAGCGATGGAGCGCGGAGTTCTGGCCGGCTGCCCGGTCGTGGACGTCAAGGCGATTTGCTACGACGGCAAGGACCACCCGGTGGACTCGAGCGATATGGCGTTCCAGATCGCGGCGTCCAAGGGATTCAAGGCAGTGGCAAAGCAGGCGAACCCCATTCTGCTCGAGCCGATTTACAAGGTGAAGGTCATTGTGCCTGAGCAATACATGGGCGACGTCATGGGTGACCTGAATGCTAAGCGCGGGCGCATTCTTGGCATGACCCCACACGGCAAAAAGCAAATCATCGAGGCGCTCGTCCCGCTTGCCGAGATGTTCGAATACTCCAAACAGTTGCGCTCGATGACCCAGGGCCGCGGCACGTACGAAATGGTCTTTGACCATTACGAGCGTGTGCCGGCTGAAATTCAGGCGAAGGTCGTCGCTTCGATGAAGCCCGAAGCTGAGGAAGAAGAAGAGTAG